From a single Miscanthus floridulus cultivar M001 chromosome 8, ASM1932011v1, whole genome shotgun sequence genomic region:
- the LOC136476072 gene encoding histone acetyltransferase gcn5-like, protein MSAPRTKRPSVPGTARTTPWPDRKAMGMILEKLQKKNTYGVFAEPVDLEELPDYHDVIEHPMDFGTILPGMRIACSSNLRSDC, encoded by the exons ATGAGCGCACCGCGGACGAAACGGCCTTCGGTACCAG GGACCGCGAGGACGACGCCGTGGCCAGACCGGAAGGCGATGGGGATGATTCTCGAGAAGCTTCAAAA GAAGAATACGTATGGAGTGTTTGCGGAGCCAGTGGATCTAGAGGAG CTGCCTGATTACCACGATGTGATTGAGCACCCAATGGACTTCGGCACCATCTTGCCGGGAATGCGTATTGCTTGTTCGAGCAATTTGAGGTCAGATTGCTAG